The Lactuca sativa cultivar Salinas chromosome 2, Lsat_Salinas_v11, whole genome shotgun sequence genome includes a window with the following:
- the LOC111876983 gene encoding uncharacterized protein LOC111876983: MAGSSSTPHVTLEVGEENPYPHPSNVYTPSFVTLKLSGRDEYEIWKTQMLCLLESHGMLGFIDGTHVSPQTSHNVSEKENVGEDHQTHHKLWRRSDALVKGWILGALSKQTLTYVVDRLKAKLSQERNVADFCGKEVWDELETMYAPAVVPPELLVVEDTLRDQERAEDQKQLYKATLGGEWTGVEIVLREREVTVLNKITNNGNTALHVAVGTSKKPWFLQQLLDVIPENTQLLDVRNSDGSTLLHVAAIVGNTEAVDILVQGNPDLLLAKDNEGHTPLAIALSNMHTETSKQLLKYINTDIEKDALFSGTSGDEHLVNVISSKDFGFAKDLMQHYKTLHTDAVLMVIAQNFPCELSILEEYIGTDMVEQRVFSCQTCGDCIFYILERCSPCVSLLCILPCCIVTEYCLMLLLRIGRILVFPFIKERVQIHEDAMELLEDACRLTIKTKHPSSFPQYYTNPILEAARQNSYEVVQRIVSFFPSAIMSANEDGHNVIQYAVINRSEKVYNLLYEMSEDRNIYRTIKDSSGNNLLHLAARLAPSNKLNLISGAALQIQRELLWFKEVEGFVCPLSIIQKNSSGETPKMVFTREHKDLVIEGEKWMKSTAESYTITAALIITIVFAAAITVPGGSNQDTGIPIFTYKTAFTIFAISDAISLFAAVTSLLMFLSILTARFAEQDFLFKLPTKLIIGLATLFISTTAMIVAFATTLYLVFGRSHSRVLIPIAVLTCLPITSFVTLQFPLVLDLMSATYGRSIFGKKRDYSYWDREILI, from the exons atgGCAGGCTCAAGCTCTACTCCACATGTCACACTAGAAGTTGGTGAAGAAAACCCATACCCACACCCATCAAATGTTTATACCCCCAGTTTTGTTACCTTGAAGTTAAGTGGAAGGGATGAgtatgagatttggaaaacaCAAATGCTATGTCTGTTAGAGAGTCATGGTATGCTTGGTTTCATTGATGGAACACATGTCAGCCCTCAAACCAGTCATAATGTTTCAGAGAAGGAGAACGTGGGTGAAGACCATCAAACTCATCACAAGCTGTGGAGAAGATCAGATGCTCTGGTGAAGGGTTGGATTCTTGGTGCTCTCTCTAAACAAACACTCACCTATGTTGTGGATCGTCTCAAAGCAAAGCTCTCTCAAGAGAGAAATGTAGCTGACTTCTGTGGAAAAGAAGTATGGGATGAATTGGAGACCATGTATGCTCCGGCTGTTGTTCCACCAGAATTGCTAGTCGTTGAAG ATACATTACGAGATCAAGAAAGAGCAGAGGATCAGAAACAATTGTATAAGGCTACCCTCGGAGGAGAATGGACTGGTGTTGAAATAGTTTTGAGGGAACGAGAAGTTACAGTGTTAAATAAAATCACAAATAACGGAAACACAGCGCTCCATGTAGCAGTTGGTACTTCCAAGAAGCCATGGTTCTTGCAGCAACTGTTGGATGTCATACCAGAGAACACACAGCTATTGGATGTGAGAAATTCAGATGGAAGCACACTGCTCCATGTTGCTGCTATAGTTGGCAACACCGAAGCTGTTGACATACTGGTGCAAGGAAACCCAGATTTGTTGTTAGCCAAGGACAACGAGGGTCACACACCACTAGCCATAGCTCTCTCTAATATGCATACCGAGACGTCTAAGCAACTGTTGAAATACATTAATACTGACATAGAGAAGGATGCGCTGTTTTCTGGCACAAGTGGTGATGAGCATTTAGTTAATGTTATTTCCTCCAAAGATTTTG GCTTTGCGAAGGATCTGATGCAGCATTACAAAACATTGCATACTGATGCTGTGCTGATGGTTATAGCTCAAAATTTCCCATGCGAACTTAGTATATTGGAAGAATATATAG GGACTGATATGGTCGAGCAACGAGTCTTCTCTTGCCAAACCTGTGGAGATTGTATTTTTTACATTTTGGAAAGATGTAGTCCATGTGTATCCTTGCTTTGTATTCTCCCATGCTGTATCG TGACTGAATATTGTCTTATGCTTTTACTGCGGATCGGTAGGATATTAG TGTTTCCATTTATTAAAGAGAGAGTTCAAATTCATGAAGATGCTATGGAACTATTAGAGGATGCATGTCGTTTGACAATTAAAACAAAACATCCCAGCTCTTTCCCTCAGTATTACACAAATCCAATTCTTGAAGCCGCAAGACAAAATTCATACGAGGTGGTACAGCGTATTGTGTCTTTCTTCCCAAGTGCAATTATGAGTGCTAATGAAGATGGCCACAACGTTATTCAATATGCTGTGATAAATCGATCAGAAAAGGTTTACAACCTACTCTATGAAATGAGCGAAGATAGGAATATATATCGAACAATTAAAGACTCTTCTGGGAATAACCTATTGCACTTGGCTGCAAGATTGGCACCATCCAATAAACTGAATCTTATATCAGGGGCAGCTTTACAGATACAACGAGAACTACTATGGTTTAAG GAAGTTGAAGGATTTGTGTGTCCTCTAAGCATCATTCAAAAGAACTCTAGCGGCGAAACACCAAAAATGGTATTTACTAGAGAGCACAAAGACTTGGTGATTGAGGGAGAAAAGTGGATGAAGTCTACTGCAGAGTCTTATACAATTACAGCGGCATTGATCATCACCATTGTGTTTGCAGCAGCCATTACAGTTCCCGGAGGAAGCAACCAGGATACTGGAATACCAATTTTTACCTACAAAACCGCCTTCACAATATTCGCAATATCAGATGCCATATCATTATTTGCAGCTGTTACGTCACTATTAATGTTTTTGTCGATTCTCACAGCACGTTTTGCTGAGCAAGACTTTCTCTTCAAGTTGCCTACAAAGTTGATAATTGGTTTGGCCACCTTGTTCATTTCAACCACAGCCATGATAGTAGCTTTTGCTACAActttgtatcttgtatttggtcGAAGCCACTCAAGGGTTCTTATCCCTATAGCTGTGTTGACATGCCTACCAATTACTTCGTTTGTGACCTTACAGTTCCCTCTTGTCCTAGACTTGATGAGTGCCACATATGGTCGTAGTATTTTTGGTAAGAAAAGAGATTATTCTTATTGGGATAGAGAAATACtaatttga